In the Deltaproteobacteria bacterium genome, one interval contains:
- the yaaA gene encoding peroxide stress protein YaaA, with protein MKEKALIIIPSSERKRGGEVSGLSWERKTSAAGGLSAKSAERLMESRRALQKRFRFQEGKDLGGRPGKPVPLMPSRLRYDGNLYRKIDDGLWTRMEKKDGIDLLIVSSLYGLLTPREAVRAYDMPMNRAVRMGVPLKKWWVNRGILSLIAEFIKKNDYSIVHDFLGGSFIQLADFQASEPLLAFGKKIRLVRHAYPGLGSGADHHRGRDVRELLEKYLS; from the coding sequence ATGAAGGAAAAGGCGCTCATCATCATTCCCAGCTCTGAACGAAAACGTGGGGGGGAGGTTTCCGGCCTCAGCTGGGAACGGAAAACCTCGGCCGCGGGCGGGCTCTCTGCGAAAAGCGCCGAACGGCTCATGGAATCGCGCAGGGCCCTCCAGAAGCGCTTCCGGTTCCAGGAGGGGAAAGACCTGGGTGGCCGGCCAGGCAAACCGGTCCCCCTCATGCCATCCCGGTTGCGGTACGACGGGAACCTCTACCGGAAGATCGACGACGGCCTCTGGACCCGGATGGAAAAGAAAGACGGCATAGACCTGCTCATCGTCTCGTCACTGTACGGTCTCCTGACCCCCCGGGAGGCAGTCAGGGCATACGACATGCCGATGAACCGGGCGGTGAGGATGGGCGTTCCCCTCAAAAAATGGTGGGTTAACCGGGGCATTCTCTCTCTTATTGCGGAATTTATTAAAAAGAACGATTATTCTATTGTACACGACTTCCTCGGCGGCTCCTTCATACAGCTGGCCGACTTTCAGGCTTCCGAACCCCTTCTTGCCTTCGGCAAAAAGATCCGCCTCGTGCGGCACGCATACCCCGGGCTCGGGTCCGGTGCGGATCATCACCGGGGAAGGGATGTGAGGGAACTCCTTGAGAAATACCTTTCCTGA
- a CDS encoding transglycosylase SLT domain-containing protein gives MDVDPKKLALSLLTGALLGTVFLVCTFTVQVKQLRAGIASETGRQHAAYRDPENVDRYIQSVQKIYATIRAVSPYLSHSRAKKLAPLFKHISDQSGIPIRTCLLIAKVESDFRRVRSGEDYGMMQINQFWLDRYRVTPDHAMEDWNNLKLFARIMKELADKPLSYYHSWTPSVRARYERRLEKWASTL, from the coding sequence ATGGATGTGGACCCGAAAAAACTTGCGCTCAGCCTCCTGACCGGAGCCCTGCTGGGAACGGTTTTCCTCGTGTGCACCTTCACCGTCCAGGTCAAGCAGTTACGCGCCGGTATCGCAAGCGAAACGGGCCGGCAACACGCCGCATATCGCGATCCCGAAAATGTGGACCGGTATATCCAGAGCGTTCAGAAAATTTACGCGACCATCAGGGCCGTTTCCCCGTACCTGTCACATTCAAGGGCCAAAAAACTCGCTCCCCTGTTCAAACACATCTCTGATCAGAGCGGAATCCCGATCAGGACGTGCCTTCTCATCGCGAAGGTGGAAAGCGACTTCCGGCGCGTTCGCTCGGGAGAAGACTACGGGATGATGCAGATCAACCAGTTCTGGCTGGACCGGTACCGGGTAACCCCCGATCATGCCATGGAGGATTGGAACAACCTGAAGCTCTTTGCGAGAATCATGAAGGAGCTGGCCGATAAGCCGCTGAGCTATTACCACTCATGGACCCCGAGCGTCAGGGCACGGTATGAGAGGAGGCTGGAAAAATGGGCCTCCACTCTCTAG